From Halosolutus amylolyticus, a single genomic window includes:
- a CDS encoding DUF7344 domain-containing protein, which produces MTARSTETDPTTAAFDALSSSRRRYLLALLCDRDDAMPVSLSTLATDVATLEHDHPIVTDEQARRAHVRLVHVDVPKLVDLGVVTRDAGRADDGSNATEDAIALADHPMLEMPWVRTLLETPSGAVCDEARLDRTLEALRSPRRRTVLTVIAGQRGPVSIADLATLVVATESDGKRLVDVTEPESTTLEQTLVHEHVPALEDAGLIARDDDRVAIAADAPPFQADWIAESPIGDVADLGSTSPVQGVPSSVPAGSEGPGATPASGRCWTVEGCEAVIARGNEIADRATDELFVTVSDRGRLQDRCLERWSAAVDRGVDVYVGSSSDRVREIVRSASDDITVCEPQFDWLNLPIERIHPGRLVFADREAAMLVTIDGSGAAEQARATAITGTGTNNALVQLLGEHLGPRLDRLAARSDDVDGCDERVTPIPM; this is translated from the coding sequence ATGACAGCACGTTCGACCGAGACTGATCCGACGACCGCCGCGTTCGACGCCCTCTCGTCGTCTCGACGCCGCTATCTTCTCGCCCTTCTCTGCGATCGAGACGACGCGATGCCGGTCTCGCTGTCGACGCTCGCGACCGACGTCGCGACGCTGGAACACGATCACCCGATCGTGACCGACGAGCAGGCGCGACGCGCACACGTCCGGCTCGTCCACGTCGACGTGCCGAAACTCGTCGATCTGGGCGTCGTCACTCGCGACGCGGGACGGGCGGACGATGGGTCGAACGCGACCGAGGACGCGATCGCACTCGCGGACCACCCGATGCTCGAGATGCCGTGGGTCCGGACGCTCCTCGAGACCCCCTCGGGCGCGGTCTGTGACGAGGCGAGGCTCGATCGGACACTCGAGGCGCTCCGTTCGCCCCGTCGTCGGACCGTCCTCACCGTCATCGCGGGCCAGCGTGGCCCGGTTTCGATCGCCGACCTGGCAACGCTGGTCGTCGCGACCGAATCGGACGGGAAACGGCTGGTCGACGTCACCGAACCGGAATCGACGACCCTCGAGCAGACGCTCGTCCACGAGCACGTCCCGGCGCTCGAGGACGCCGGCCTGATTGCCAGGGACGACGATCGCGTCGCGATCGCCGCCGACGCACCGCCGTTCCAGGCCGACTGGATCGCCGAGAGTCCGATCGGCGACGTGGCCGACCTGGGATCGACGTCGCCGGTGCAGGGCGTGCCGAGTTCGGTTCCGGCTGGGTCCGAGGGGCCTGGAGCGACGCCCGCGAGCGGACGTTGCTGGACGGTCGAGGGATGTGAGGCGGTGATCGCGAGAGGGAACGAGATCGCCGATCGCGCCACCGACGAACTGTTCGTGACGGTGTCCGATCGGGGACGCCTCCAGGATCGGTGTCTCGAACGCTGGAGTGCCGCCGTCGATCGCGGCGTCGACGTCTACGTCGGCTCCAGTTCGGACCGCGTTCGGGAGATCGTTCGGAGCGCGTCGGACGACATTACCGTCTGTGAGCCGCAGTTCGACTGGCTCAACCTCCCGATCGAGCGGATCCACCCCGGCCGCCTCGTGTTCGCCGATCGCGAGGCCGCCATGCTGGTCACGATCGACGGCTCAGGAGCCGCCGAGCAAGCGCGGGCGACGGCGATCACCGGGACGGGGACGAACAACGCGCTGGTCCAGCTCCTCGGCGAACACCTCGGTCCCCGCCTCGATCGGCTCGCGGCCCGCTCCGACGACGTCGACGGGTGCGACGAGCGCGTGACCCCGATTCCGATGTGA
- a CDS encoding calcium/sodium antiporter produces the protein MLSGIPLAIVLLLAGIVALYGGAELLVAGAGRLALGFGLRAATVGVTVIAFATTAPELFVATIGALDVSTDIGLGAVVGSNIANIGLVLGVSALIKPLSVSETVMRRHVPFMIFAALLLVGLGANGTIGRLEGTIFLLVLAGFTGYLLHSVNADPAPMMDEPDAGGGIGARDVALVIGGLVALVLGSRWLVSGGTTLLSALGFSDLFIGLTVLALGTSLPELAASVVGALRGETAFAIGNVVGSNIYNVLAVLGIVALITPIEIAAPTLRFELPIMVAFTVLLVGMMGYGRRLTRLDGAGLVVGYIAFIYLLVP, from the coding sequence ATGCTCTCCGGGATCCCGCTCGCGATAGTGTTGCTCCTTGCCGGGATCGTCGCACTGTACGGCGGGGCCGAGTTGCTCGTCGCCGGCGCGGGTCGGCTCGCACTCGGGTTCGGGCTCCGCGCGGCGACCGTCGGCGTGACGGTCATCGCCTTCGCCACCACGGCGCCCGAACTCTTCGTCGCGACCATCGGCGCGCTCGACGTCTCGACGGATATCGGCCTCGGGGCCGTCGTCGGCTCGAACATCGCGAACATCGGGCTGGTGCTGGGCGTCTCCGCCCTCATCAAACCCCTGTCGGTCTCCGAGACCGTCATGCGTCGCCACGTTCCGTTCATGATCTTCGCGGCACTCTTGCTCGTCGGTCTCGGCGCGAACGGCACGATCGGTCGCCTCGAAGGCACGATCTTTCTGCTGGTCCTCGCCGGGTTCACCGGTTACCTCCTCCACTCCGTGAACGCCGATCCGGCACCGATGATGGACGAACCGGATGCGGGCGGCGGAATCGGCGCTCGCGACGTGGCGCTCGTGATCGGCGGCCTCGTCGCGCTCGTGCTCGGCTCCCGGTGGCTCGTCTCCGGCGGCACGACCCTCCTGTCGGCGCTCGGTTTCTCCGACCTGTTCATCGGGCTCACCGTCCTCGCACTGGGGACGTCGCTGCCCGAACTGGCGGCCTCCGTCGTCGGCGCCCTCCGCGGGGAAACCGCGTTCGCGATCGGGAACGTCGTCGGTTCGAACATCTACAACGTCCTCGCCGTCCTCGGGATCGTCGCGCTGATCACACCGATCGAGATCGCCGCGCCGACGCTCCGGTTCGAACTCCCGATCATGGTCGCCTTCACCGTCCTGCTGGTCGGGATGATGGGCTACGGCCGCCGGCTGACGCGGCTCGACGGGGCGGGGCTCGTCGTCGGCTACATCGCCTTCATCTACCTGCTGGTTCCCTGA
- a CDS encoding DUF726 domain-containing protein, which produces MSGNDESTGEQTIDRRTILRGATASATGIGGLVASSGSVAAGSVTGGCLTHWPEPIDERIDVAGDTPVESGAIPGSGDLLLYVHGLFGGEGLEDIAGSGANQATALVQGLAEEGVDRPAVAAMWDSNVTWTVAKWRANDAGTTLAAWLNENGSAYDSITIVAHSLGARVTLAALTHLDGVTIDSVALLGGAIDPDAVCGEFEDGIRDNAGHVYNYHSANDDIVCTIYAIREWTAGIGCSGSDCSGWFTSDDPPENFTDVPVDSVDGHCNYFKPSSIEFDGENCLDELRRRQF; this is translated from the coding sequence ATGAGTGGGAACGACGAAAGTACGGGGGAACAGACGATCGATAGACGGACGATACTGCGCGGTGCGACGGCGTCGGCGACCGGGATCGGCGGACTCGTAGCGTCGTCGGGGTCGGTCGCAGCGGGGTCGGTCACGGGCGGGTGCCTGACCCACTGGCCCGAGCCGATAGACGAACGGATCGACGTCGCCGGGGACACGCCGGTCGAGTCCGGGGCAATCCCCGGGTCGGGCGACCTGTTGCTCTACGTCCACGGCCTCTTCGGCGGCGAGGGGCTGGAGGACATCGCCGGGAGCGGCGCGAACCAGGCGACCGCGCTCGTCCAGGGGCTGGCGGAGGAGGGCGTCGATCGGCCGGCGGTAGCCGCGATGTGGGACTCGAACGTGACCTGGACCGTCGCGAAGTGGCGCGCGAACGACGCCGGGACGACGCTGGCCGCCTGGCTGAACGAGAACGGGAGCGCGTACGACTCAATCACGATCGTCGCTCACTCGCTCGGGGCCCGCGTGACCCTGGCCGCACTGACCCACCTGGACGGCGTGACGATCGATTCGGTCGCCCTGCTGGGCGGCGCGATCGATCCCGACGCGGTCTGTGGGGAGTTCGAGGACGGGATCCGGGACAACGCCGGTCACGTGTACAACTACCACTCGGCGAACGACGACATCGTCTGTACGATCTACGCGATCCGGGAGTGGACCGCCGGAATCGGGTGTTCGGGATCGGACTGCAGTGGCTGGTTCACCAGCGACGACCCACCCGAGAATTTCACGGACGTGCCGGTGGATTCGGTCGACGGCCACTGTAACTATTTCAAGCCGTCGTCGATCGAGTTCGACGGCGAGAACTGTCTCGACGAACTCCGGCGGCGGCAGTTCTGA
- a CDS encoding shikimate dehydrogenase → MDVYGLLGNPVGHSLSPPMHEAAYDERGLDARYVTFEPDRDAIEAAIDGAEALGVAGLNVTIPFKQDVLDRVVADDLARRIGAVNTIDFSGDGPPTGHNTDAEGAMRALRDHDVAVDGADAVVVGAGGAGRAIAFGLADAGATVAIANRTESTAHDLAAEVSGATGHGLGALADLLADADVAINATSVGMEEDATPIPAEALHGDLAVMDAVYRPLETRLLRDAAAVGATTVDGAWMLLYQGVEAFELWTGLDAPVDAMNAALRSRL, encoded by the coding sequence ATGGACGTGTACGGGTTGCTGGGCAACCCGGTCGGTCACTCGCTGTCGCCGCCGATGCACGAGGCGGCCTACGACGAACGTGGACTTGACGCGCGCTACGTCACCTTCGAACCCGATCGGGACGCGATCGAGGCCGCGATCGACGGTGCCGAGGCGCTCGGCGTCGCGGGGCTGAACGTGACGATTCCGTTCAAACAGGACGTCCTCGATCGCGTCGTGGCGGACGACCTGGCGCGGCGAATCGGGGCGGTCAACACGATCGACTTCTCGGGCGACGGGCCGCCGACGGGGCACAACACCGACGCGGAGGGGGCCATGCGCGCGCTCCGGGACCACGACGTCGCGGTCGACGGCGCGGACGCGGTCGTGGTCGGGGCCGGGGGTGCCGGGCGGGCGATCGCGTTCGGCCTCGCCGACGCGGGCGCGACCGTGGCGATCGCGAACCGGACCGAATCGACGGCACACGATCTCGCGGCCGAGGTATCCGGGGCGACGGGGCACGGTCTCGGCGCGCTCGCCGACCTGCTCGCGGACGCCGACGTGGCGATCAACGCCACCAGCGTCGGCATGGAGGAAGACGCGACGCCGATCCCGGCCGAAGCGCTGCACGGCGATCTGGCCGTGATGGACGCCGTCTACCGGCCGCTCGAGACGCGACTGCTTCGGGACGCCGCGGCGGTCGGGGCGACGACCGTCGACGGCGCCTGGATGTTGCTCTACCAGGGCGTGGAAGCGTTCGAACTGTGGACAGGTCTGGACGCGCCGGTCGACGCGATGAACGCGGCGTTGCGGTCACGGCTGTGA
- a CDS encoding helix-hairpin-helix domain-containing protein, whose amino-acid sequence MAILQKLKSLLGFDDSGQERGSAREVGVTVEREGSEPDDDRSTGTDVAPAPSSATDTAAEADEPDETADEPAADEPDESESPAAETTAAGATDSIVEPTDDPDEAAEPAEAAGPTETDAAPTAEKTPDEGVESTATGDEPTVDDEEPEADEEAVEADEGDAEAGEPEPADESEPDDEGEPVDVIKGIGPAYADRLADAGVETVADLAAADAADLETETDISETRIQGWIDRAEVR is encoded by the coding sequence ATGGCAATCCTCCAAAAGCTGAAGTCGCTGCTGGGGTTCGACGACTCGGGTCAGGAGCGAGGGTCTGCACGCGAGGTCGGCGTGACGGTCGAACGAGAGGGGAGCGAGCCGGACGACGATCGGTCGACCGGGACCGACGTCGCACCGGCACCCTCGTCCGCGACCGACACGGCCGCCGAGGCCGACGAACCCGACGAGACGGCGGACGAACCGGCGGCCGACGAACCCGACGAATCCGAGTCGCCTGCGGCCGAAACGACTGCCGCGGGCGCGACCGACTCGATCGTCGAGCCGACCGACGACCCCGACGAGGCGGCCGAACCGGCCGAAGCGGCCGGTCCGACCGAGACCGACGCGGCGCCGACCGCCGAGAAGACGCCCGACGAAGGGGTCGAGTCGACGGCCACGGGCGACGAACCGACCGTAGACGACGAGGAACCCGAGGCCGATGAAGAGGCCGTGGAAGCCGACGAGGGCGACGCCGAGGCCGGCGAACCGGAGCCGGCGGACGAGTCCGAACCCGACGACGAGGGCGAACCGGTCGACGTGATCAAGGGAATCGGCCCCGCCTACGCGGATCGGCTCGCGGACGCCGGCGTCGAAACCGTCGCCGACCTCGCGGCCGCCGACGCGGCCGACCTCGAGACCGAGACCGACATCTCCGAGACGCGGATCCAGGGCTGGATCGACAGGGCCGAAGTCAGATAG